A portion of the Clostridium gelidum genome contains these proteins:
- a CDS encoding ECF transporter S component translates to MNIKIKQMVYAGLLTALAIIIPIQFGFLKIIIPPFTATLAAHVPMMLSMLISPAVAIVVGIGSTIGFVLSGTPAPVVARAATHIVVGYIGAKIIMKNHSYTKAAIITAPIHGILEMLVVIPFIGFNVYQLLIVTAVGAILHHSADSVIAYAIVKAVAKARNKDIYSVFGEFKLQQDILQLENTK, encoded by the coding sequence ATGAATATTAAAATTAAACAAATGGTATATGCAGGATTACTTACTGCACTCGCAATTATAATTCCTATTCAATTTGGATTTTTAAAGATTATTATTCCACCATTTACAGCAACATTAGCTGCACATGTACCAATGATGTTATCAATGCTTATATCACCAGCAGTTGCAATTGTAGTTGGAATTGGTTCTACAATTGGATTTGTATTATCAGGAACACCAGCACCAGTAGTAGCAAGAGCAGCAACACATATTGTTGTGGGATATATTGGAGCAAAAATAATTATGAAAAATCATAGTTATACTAAAGCAGCAATTATTACAGCACCTATTCACGGCATACTAGAAATGTTAGTGGTAATACCTTTTATAGGGTTTAATGTCTACCAATTATTAATAGTAACAGCTGTTGGAGCTATCTTGCATCATTCTGCTGATAGTGTAATAGCATATGCAATAGTGAAGGCAGTGGCAAAAGCGAGAAATAAAGATATTTATAGTGTTTTTGGAGAGTTTAAATTACAGCAAGATATATTACAATTAGAAAACACAAAGTAA
- the hprK gene encoding HPr(Ser) kinase/phosphatase: MSVLVKKLIDDLNLEVLVEGKDEVEISVNDINRPGLQLAGFYNYFAPERIQIIGKAEWSFLDYMQIELRKKRVKKYFSFDINCLIITRGLEPHPEFIREAKKHKIWFLRSNLVSTQFISKTTLYLADKLAPETRLHGVLVDVSGIGILITGESGIGKSEVALELIKRGHRLVTDDAVDIKEIDGQLIGTSPKITIGMLEVRGIGIIDVTTLYGLSSVVQQKEIKLVMHFEHWKDDNDYDRLGIDNEYMNILGSDVKKLTVPIRPGRNIAVIIEAAAVNYRYALMSKITPVDVIESRMNDLNGI; encoded by the coding sequence ATGAGTGTTTTAGTTAAAAAGCTAATAGATGATTTAAATCTAGAAGTGTTAGTAGAAGGCAAAGACGAGGTAGAGATTTCAGTAAATGATATCAATAGACCAGGACTACAATTAGCAGGTTTTTATAATTATTTTGCTCCAGAGAGAATACAAATTATAGGAAAAGCAGAATGGAGTTTCTTAGATTATATGCAAATTGAACTGCGAAAGAAAAGAGTAAAAAAATATTTTAGTTTTGATATAAATTGTTTAATAATAACTAGAGGATTGGAACCACATCCTGAATTTATAAGAGAAGCAAAAAAACATAAAATATGGTTTCTTAGAAGTAATCTAGTAAGTACACAATTTATAAGTAAAACAACATTATATTTAGCAGATAAACTTGCGCCAGAAACAAGACTACATGGAGTTTTAGTAGATGTTTCTGGTATCGGGATATTAATTACTGGGGAAAGTGGAATAGGAAAAAGTGAAGTTGCATTAGAACTTATAAAAAGAGGACATAGACTTGTAACTGATGATGCTGTTGACATAAAAGAAATAGATGGACAACTAATAGGAACATCTCCTAAAATAACTATAGGTATGTTAGAGGTTAGAGGAATTGGAATTATTGATGTCACAACGCTGTATGGATTAAGTTCAGTAGTTCAGCAGAAAGAAATAAAATTGGTTATGCATTTTGAACATTGGAAAGATGATAATGATTATGATAGACTAGGAATTGATAATGAATATATGAACATACTAGGAAGTGACGTGAAAAAATTAACGGTGCCAATTAGACCAGGTAGAAATATTGCAGTGATTATAGAAGCAGCAGCAGTTAACTATAGATATGCACTAATGTCTAAAATAACACCAGTTGATGTAATAGAAAGTAGAATGAATGATCTTAATGGTATATAA
- a CDS encoding MBL fold metallo-hydrolase, whose amino-acid sequence MEKINILGTGSAMVTKCYNTCFTLSKDEEHFLIDAGGGNTILSNLEKLNISIAQIHNMFISHNHNDHILGSVWVIRAVAQSILNDKYTGNLNIYCHETSITAIRSICSFVLQKKFLKLFDIRIIFNEIENNYTTTILNRTTTFFDIHSTKDLQHGFKTILSNGKSLTFLGDEPYRENIKIYSENVDYLFHEAFCLYSQREIFKPYEKHHATAKDACRNAKELKVKNVILYHTEDKNLEHRKDLYIAEGKEEFDGNIYMPDDLDVIDLI is encoded by the coding sequence ATGGAAAAAATAAATATACTTGGTACTGGTTCTGCTATGGTTACAAAGTGTTACAATACATGTTTCACGTTATCAAAAGACGAGGAACATTTTCTTATTGACGCTGGTGGAGGTAATACCATACTATCAAATTTAGAGAAATTAAATATATCTATTGCCCAAATACATAATATGTTCATATCACATAATCACAACGATCACATATTAGGCAGTGTTTGGGTTATTCGGGCTGTAGCTCAGAGTATATTAAATGATAAATATACTGGAAACTTAAATATTTATTGTCATGAAACTTCAATTACTGCAATAAGATCAATTTGTTCATTTGTTCTTCAAAAAAAATTCTTAAAGCTATTTGATATTCGAATCATATTTAATGAAATTGAGAACAATTATACAACTACCATATTAAATAGAACTACTACTTTTTTTGATATACATAGTACTAAAGATCTTCAACATGGATTTAAGACTATATTATCAAATGGTAAATCTTTAACGTTTTTAGGAGATGAACCTTATAGAGAAAATATAAAAATCTATAGTGAAAATGTAGATTATCTATTCCATGAAGCATTTTGTCTTTATTCTCAAAGAGAAATATTTAAACCCTATGAAAAACATCATGCCACTGCAAAAGATGCATGTAGAAATGCTAAAGAATTGAAAGTTAAAAATGTTATTTTATATCACACAGAAGATAAAAATTTAGAGCATAGAAAAGATTTATACATAGCTGAAGGCAAAGAAGAATTTGATGGCAATATCTATATGCCTGATGATTTAGATGTAATAGATCTAATATAG
- a CDS encoding homocysteine S-methyltransferase family protein: MGLKEYIKNNILIFDGAMGTMLQKKGLKLGENPEVLNLNEPAIIEEIHKEYIDSGANVITTNTFGANELKLKLCNLEVEEVVDAAVSIAKKAKGNGNTYIALDIGPIGELLEPMGTLSFDRAYEIFKRQVVQGVKSGVDIILLETMTDLYELKAAILAVKENSELPVFATMTFEENSRTFTGCSPEAMVLVLEGLGVDALGVNCSLGPKQLKPIIEEICNLAHIPVMVQPNAGLPTLSIGNETKFDVTKEEFADTLCGLIDLGVRVIGGCCGTTPDYIRELCVRVKGKKLEPVENKNYAAICTPSKVVRIDGVRIIGERINPTGKKLFKEALKNEDLDYILKQAISQVEAGAHILDVNVGLPEIDEPKMMHKVVKEIQGIMDIPLQIDSSDVEAIETGLRYYNGKPILNSVNGEEKVLNKILPLVKKYGASVVGLTLDDNGIPLKAEERFAIAEKIVKRAAEYGIKKEDVFIDCLVLTVSAQQEEVQETLKAVRMVKEKLGVKTVLGVSNISFGLPNRELINETFLALALANGLDLPIMSPNASGMTRVIDSYNVLYNHDKSAEVYIKNYANIDLNREATTKNSKNSNNVDDSNLEHDLKYIVVKGLKEEAKQATIELLKEYKELEIVNKFLIPALDVVGDKYEKGELFLPQLIQAAETVKNAFTVLKAEIAKSNSESISKGKIIIATVKGDIHDIGKNIVKVILENYGYEMIDLGKDVPIETVVSEAKKHEVSLIGLSALMTTTVRSMEETIKALRIDGYNGKIFVGGAVLTAESADRIGADFYAKDAKESVEIAKKVLS; the protein is encoded by the coding sequence GTGGGGCTTAAGGAATATATAAAAAATAACATATTAATATTTGATGGAGCAATGGGAACAATGCTTCAAAAAAAGGGATTAAAGCTTGGAGAGAATCCAGAAGTTTTAAATTTAAACGAACCAGCTATAATAGAAGAAATTCATAAAGAATACATAGATAGTGGAGCAAATGTAATAACAACTAATACTTTTGGAGCAAATGAACTTAAATTGAAGCTTTGCAATTTAGAAGTTGAAGAAGTTGTCGATGCTGCTGTTTCTATTGCTAAAAAAGCAAAGGGTAATGGTAATACATATATTGCTTTAGATATTGGACCAATAGGGGAACTTTTAGAACCTATGGGAACTCTAAGCTTTGATAGGGCTTATGAAATTTTCAAACGGCAAGTAGTTCAAGGGGTCAAATCTGGAGTAGATATAATTTTACTTGAGACAATGACTGATTTATACGAACTTAAGGCAGCAATACTTGCAGTAAAGGAAAATTCAGAATTACCTGTGTTTGCTACAATGACGTTTGAAGAAAATTCAAGAACATTTACAGGATGTTCTCCAGAAGCTATGGTATTGGTTTTGGAAGGATTAGGAGTAGATGCACTTGGGGTTAATTGTTCACTTGGACCAAAACAATTAAAGCCTATTATTGAAGAGATATGTAATTTAGCACATATTCCTGTAATGGTGCAACCTAATGCAGGTCTTCCAACATTATCAATAGGAAATGAGACAAAATTCGATGTGACAAAGGAAGAATTTGCAGATACTTTGTGTGGTCTTATTGATTTAGGTGTTAGAGTAATTGGTGGTTGTTGTGGAACAACTCCAGACTATATAAGAGAATTATGCGTTCGCGTAAAAGGTAAAAAGCTTGAACCTGTAGAAAATAAAAATTATGCTGCAATTTGTACACCATCAAAGGTTGTAAGAATAGATGGGGTTAGAATAATAGGTGAAAGAATTAATCCAACTGGTAAGAAATTATTTAAAGAAGCATTAAAAAATGAAGATTTAGATTATATTTTAAAGCAAGCTATTTCTCAAGTAGAAGCCGGTGCTCATATTTTGGATGTTAATGTGGGATTGCCTGAAATTGATGAGCCTAAGATGATGCATAAGGTAGTTAAAGAAATACAAGGAATAATGGATATTCCTCTTCAAATAGATTCATCAGATGTAGAAGCAATAGAAACTGGACTTAGATATTATAATGGAAAACCTATATTAAATTCAGTAAATGGGGAAGAGAAGGTTTTAAACAAAATACTTCCTCTAGTAAAAAAATATGGAGCAAGTGTTGTTGGATTAACTTTAGATGATAATGGGATTCCGCTTAAAGCAGAAGAGAGATTTGCAATAGCAGAAAAGATAGTAAAGAGGGCAGCGGAATATGGAATAAAAAAAGAAGATGTATTTATTGATTGCTTAGTACTTACTGTATCAGCGCAACAAGAAGAGGTTCAAGAAACATTAAAAGCTGTAAGAATGGTAAAAGAAAAATTAGGTGTTAAAACTGTACTTGGAGTTTCTAACATATCTTTTGGACTTCCAAATAGAGAGTTAATAAATGAGACATTTTTAGCATTAGCACTTGCAAATGGATTGGATTTGCCTATAATGAGCCCTAATGCAAGTGGAATGACTAGAGTTATAGATTCTTATAATGTTTTATACAATCACGATAAGAGTGCAGAAGTTTATATTAAAAATTATGCTAATATTGATTTAAATAGAGAAGCTACTACAAAGAATAGTAAGAATTCAAATAATGTAGATGATTCTAATTTAGAGCATGATTTGAAATATATAGTTGTTAAAGGGCTAAAAGAAGAAGCAAAACAAGCAACTATAGAGCTTTTAAAGGAATATAAAGAACTTGAAATAGTTAACAAATTTTTAATTCCAGCTTTAGATGTAGTAGGAGATAAGTATGAAAAGGGAGAATTATTCTTACCTCAATTAATACAAGCTGCGGAAACTGTAAAAAATGCATTTACTGTTCTAAAAGCTGAAATAGCTAAGAGTAACTCTGAATCTATCTCAAAGGGTAAGATAATAATTGCAACCGTAAAAGGTGATATTCATGATATAGGAAAGAATATAGTAAAAGTTATTTTAGAAAACTACGGATATGAAATGATAGATTTAGGTAAAGATGTACCTATTGAAACGGTTGTTTCAGAAGCTAAAAAGCATGAGGTATCTTTGATTGGATTAAGTGCTCTTATGACAACAACAGTTAGAAGCATGGAGGAAACAATAAAGGCTTTAAGAATTGATGGTTATAATGGTAAAATATTTGTTGGTGGAGCAGTACTAACAGCAGAATCAGCTGATAGAATAGGGGCTGATTTCTATGCAAAAGATGCAAAAGAATCGGTGGAAATTGCAAAGAAAGTATTGTCTTAA
- a CDS encoding V-type ATP synthase subunit B — MIKEYKTVTEVVGPLMIVEGVEGVKYDELVEIELQTGEMRRGKVLEINGSKAMVQIFEGSTGINLKGTKVKFLGKPLEIGVSEDMLGRVFDGMGRPKDNGPNIIPEKRLDINGEAINPVARDYPSEFIQTGVSAIDGLNTLVRGQKLPIFSGSGLPHAYLAAQIAKQAKVLNSDSKFAVVFAAIGITFEEAQFFVDEFKETGAIDRSVLFMNLASDPAIERIATPRMALTTAEYLAYELGMHVLVIMTDITNYAEALREISAARKEVPGRRGYPGYLYTDLSTLYERAGRIKGKLGSITQIPILTMPEDDKTHPIPDLTGYITEGQIILSRELYKKGIMPPIDVLPSLSRLKDKGIGKGKTREDHADTMNQLFASYSQGKQAKELSAILGESALSDTDKKLAKFAEAFETEYISQGFNTNRTIEETLDLGWKLLKMIPKSELKRIRDEYLEKYMPREEE; from the coding sequence ATGATTAAGGAATATAAAACAGTTACTGAAGTTGTTGGCCCTTTGATGATTGTTGAAGGTGTTGAAGGCGTTAAATATGATGAGCTAGTGGAAATAGAATTACAAACTGGTGAAATGCGGCGAGGAAAGGTTCTTGAAATTAATGGATCAAAAGCAATGGTTCAAATTTTTGAAGGATCTACTGGTATAAACTTAAAAGGAACTAAAGTTAAATTTTTAGGTAAGCCACTTGAAATTGGTGTATCAGAAGATATGTTAGGTAGAGTTTTTGATGGTATGGGTAGACCTAAGGACAATGGTCCAAATATAATACCTGAAAAAAGATTAGATATAAATGGTGAAGCTATTAATCCAGTGGCTAGAGATTATCCATCAGAATTTATTCAAACAGGTGTTTCTGCTATTGATGGACTTAATACATTAGTTAGAGGGCAAAAGTTACCTATTTTTTCAGGATCAGGACTTCCACATGCTTATCTTGCAGCACAAATTGCAAAACAAGCAAAAGTTTTAAACTCAGATTCTAAGTTTGCAGTTGTATTCGCAGCTATAGGTATAACTTTCGAAGAAGCACAATTTTTCGTAGATGAATTTAAGGAAACAGGCGCTATTGATAGATCAGTTTTGTTTATGAATCTTGCATCTGACCCAGCTATTGAAAGAATAGCTACTCCAAGAATGGCACTTACAACAGCTGAATATTTAGCTTATGAACTTGGAATGCACGTACTTGTTATAATGACTGATATTACAAACTATGCAGAAGCATTAAGAGAAATTTCAGCAGCAAGAAAAGAAGTTCCAGGAAGACGTGGATACCCAGGATATTTATATACTGACCTTTCTACATTATATGAAAGAGCAGGAAGAATAAAAGGAAAACTAGGTTCAATCACTCAAATCCCAATACTTACAATGCCAGAAGATGATAAAACTCATCCAATTCCAGATTTAACTGGATATATTACAGAAGGTCAAATTATCCTTTCAAGAGAATTATATAAGAAGGGTATAATGCCTCCTATAGATGTGTTGCCATCACTTTCAAGACTTAAAGATAAAGGTATTGGAAAGGGAAAGACTAGAGAAGATCATGCAGATACTATGAATCAATTATTTGCATCATATTCTCAAGGTAAGCAAGCAAAAGAATTATCAGCAATCTTAGGGGAATCAGCGCTGTCAGATACTGATAAAAAATTAGCTAAATTTGCAGAAGCTTTTGAAACAGAATATATATCACAAGGCTTTAATACAAATAGAACAATCGAAGAAACTCTAGACTTAGGATGGAAATTATTAAAGATGATTCCAAAATCTGAGCTTAAGAGAATTAGAGATGAATATCTTGAGAAATATATGCCAAGAGAGGAAGAATAG
- a CDS encoding V-type ATP synthase subunit D, with the protein MAKLNVNPTRMELSKLKKTLVTSTRSHKLLKDKQDELMRQFINLVKHNNNLRKEVEEKLEGSLKDFVMARAVMSFEFLEEAIVYPKEHITVDVKEKNIMSVSVPVMNFKRQLEGDEGSIYPYGFANTSSELDDTLSKLYGILPQLLELAEVEKSCQLMADEIEKTRRRVNALEYRTIPDLEETIKYIRMRLDENERASITRLMKVKSMIEQRG; encoded by the coding sequence ATGGCAAAGCTAAACGTCAATCCTACTAGAATGGAACTCTCTAAATTAAAAAAGACATTAGTTACATCAACTAGAAGTCATAAGCTTTTAAAAGATAAGCAAGATGAGTTAATGAGGCAATTTATTAATCTTGTCAAACATAATAATAACCTTAGAAAAGAAGTGGAAGAAAAGCTAGAAGGCTCACTTAAAGATTTTGTTATGGCAAGAGCTGTAATGAGCTTTGAATTCTTAGAAGAAGCAATTGTTTATCCTAAAGAACACATTACAGTTGATGTTAAAGAAAAAAATATAATGAGTGTATCTGTTCCTGTAATGAACTTCAAAAGGCAACTTGAAGGAGATGAAGGAAGCATATATCCTTACGGATTTGCAAATACTTCTTCAGAACTTGACGATACACTTTCAAAACTATATGGAATACTTCCACAGCTTCTAGAACTTGCAGAAGTAGAAAAATCTTGTCAGCTTATGGCTGATGAAATTGAGAAGACTAGAAGACGAGTTAACGCTCTTGAATATAGAACAATTCCAGATCTTGAGGAAACTATAAAGTATATTAGAATGAGATTAGATGAAAATGAAAGAGCTTCTATAACTAGATTAATGAAAGTTAAGAGTATGATTGAACAAAGAGGATAA
- a CDS encoding V-type ATP synthase subunit A, whose amino-acid sequence MKTGKIIKVSGPLVVAEGMDEANIYDVCKVGQNGLIGEIIEMRGDKASIQVYEETSGVGPGDPVVTTGEPLSVELGPGLIESMFDGIQRPLDAFMEAAQSNFLKKGISVPSLNRIKKWKFNPTVKVGDEVVAGDVIGTVQETAVVLQKIMVPIGIFGNIKEIKDGEFTVTETICVVETTNGDREVTLMQKWPVRKGRPYASKMNPVEPMLTGQRVIDTFFPVAKGGAAAIPGPFGAGKTVTQHQIAKWGDAEIVVYVGCGERGNEMTDVLNEFPELIDPKTGESLMKRTVLIANTSNMPVAAREASIYTGITIAEYFRDMGYSVSIMADSTSRWAEALREMSGRLEEMPGDEGYPAYLGSRIAEYYERAGLVECLGNDNRIGSITAIGAVSPPGGDISEPVSQSTLRIVKVFWGLDANLAYQRHFPAINWLSSYSLYADTVDKWMNKNVHEDFGSLRLEAMTLLQEEASLQEIVRLVGVDSLSEKDRLKLDVAKSIREDYLQQNSFNEVDTYTSLNKQYKMLKLIMEYKRKAQIALEAGVYLNDILSLEDLKDRIARSKYIHENDLDKIDQISADLKAAIDELINKGGVAND is encoded by the coding sequence TTGAAGACTGGAAAGATAATTAAAGTTTCAGGGCCTTTAGTAGTTGCTGAAGGTATGGATGAAGCTAATATATATGACGTTTGTAAGGTTGGACAAAATGGACTTATCGGGGAAATCATTGAAATGAGAGGCGATAAAGCATCGATTCAAGTATATGAAGAAACATCAGGCGTAGGACCTGGAGATCCAGTTGTAACTACTGGAGAACCACTAAGCGTTGAACTTGGACCAGGACTTATTGAATCAATGTTTGATGGAATACAAAGACCATTAGATGCATTTATGGAGGCAGCTCAGTCTAATTTCTTAAAAAAGGGTATCTCAGTTCCATCGTTAAATAGAATTAAAAAATGGAAGTTTAATCCTACTGTAAAAGTTGGAGACGAAGTTGTAGCTGGAGATGTTATTGGAACAGTTCAAGAAACGGCTGTTGTTTTGCAAAAGATAATGGTACCAATAGGTATTTTTGGTAATATTAAGGAAATCAAAGACGGCGAGTTTACAGTTACTGAAACTATTTGTGTTGTTGAAACTACAAATGGTGATAGAGAAGTAACTTTAATGCAAAAATGGCCAGTAAGAAAAGGTAGACCATATGCTTCAAAAATGAATCCGGTTGAACCAATGCTTACAGGACAAAGGGTTATAGATACTTTCTTCCCTGTTGCAAAAGGTGGAGCAGCTGCAATTCCAGGTCCATTTGGAGCTGGTAAAACAGTTACTCAACATCAAATTGCTAAATGGGGAGACGCTGAAATAGTTGTTTATGTTGGTTGCGGAGAACGTGGTAATGAAATGACTGACGTTTTAAATGAGTTTCCGGAATTAATTGATCCGAAAACTGGTGAAAGCTTAATGAAAAGAACTGTTCTTATAGCTAATACTTCAAATATGCCAGTTGCAGCTAGAGAAGCTTCAATATATACAGGTATTACAATAGCTGAATACTTCAGAGATATGGGATATTCAGTATCAATTATGGCAGACTCAACTTCAAGATGGGCAGAAGCTTTAAGAGAAATGTCTGGTAGACTTGAAGAAATGCCTGGTGATGAAGGATATCCAGCTTATCTTGGATCAAGAATTGCTGAATATTATGAAAGAGCTGGATTGGTTGAGTGTTTAGGTAATGATAATCGAATTGGATCAATTACAGCAATTGGTGCGGTATCACCTCCAGGAGGAGATATTTCAGAACCAGTTTCACAATCTACCTTAAGAATTGTTAAAGTATTCTGGGGATTAGATGCTAACCTTGCTTATCAAAGACATTTTCCAGCAATTAATTGGTTGAGTTCATATTCATTATATGCAGATACTGTTGATAAGTGGATGAATAAAAATGTTCATGAAGACTTTGGTAGCTTAAGATTAGAGGCTATGACTTTACTTCAAGAAGAGGCTAGTCTTCAAGAAATAGTAAGACTTGTTGGTGTTGATTCACTTTCTGAAAAGGATAGATTAAAACTTGATGTTGCTAAGTCAATAAGAGAGGATTATTTGCAACAAAACAGTTTCAATGAAGTTGATACTTATACTTCATTAAATAAACAATATAAGATGTTAAAGCTTATTATGGAATATAAAAGAAAAGCGCAAATCGCTCTTGAAGCTGGGGTTTATTTAAATGATATTTTATCTCTTGAAGATTTAAAAGATAGAATTGCAAGAAGTAAATACATACATGAAAATGATTTGGATAAGATTGATCAAATTTCTGCAGATTTAAAAGCTGCAATTGATGAATTAATAAACAAAGGAGGGGTAGCAAATGATTAA
- a CDS encoding MraY family glycosyltransferase has protein sequence MNYILAMVVSLLASLITMPFLMKISDKLQFTDKPNKRKQHKKPTPLCGGIALYIGFFVSYFIFAKVELMQQLTVFVASTMIVLIGLIDDWYKTKGKEFPIFPRLVIQLLAAILVFKANFIFSGFTNPFTGELIRLNETIQFGLTITWIFGVTTVINWSDGMDGLAGGLSLISAITFFAAAIILNQTESTQFESAVVSIILVGAILGFLYYNKFPARVFMGDSGANFLGFILSITALDGAFKSATVMSLFIPILALAVPIFDNLFVIFKRFSEGKPVYQADRSQIHFRLEKKGFTTVQVVNYIMLMSFTFSAISIILLLVKTR, from the coding sequence ATGAATTATATATTAGCAATGGTAGTTTCACTTTTAGCATCATTAATTACCATGCCTTTTCTTATGAAAATATCTGATAAATTGCAATTTACAGATAAGCCTAATAAAAGAAAACAACATAAAAAGCCAACACCTTTGTGTGGTGGAATAGCTTTATATATAGGCTTTTTTGTTTCCTATTTTATATTTGCAAAAGTTGAGTTAATGCAACAACTGACTGTGTTTGTAGCATCGACAATGATAGTTTTAATTGGACTAATAGATGACTGGTACAAGACAAAGGGAAAAGAGTTTCCTATATTCCCAAGACTAGTTATTCAATTGTTAGCAGCAATTTTAGTTTTTAAAGCAAATTTTATTTTTTCGGGATTTACCAATCCATTTACAGGTGAACTTATTAGATTAAATGAGACAATACAATTTGGGCTTACAATAACTTGGATATTTGGAGTGACAACTGTAATAAATTGGTCTGATGGAATGGATGGATTAGCAGGAGGATTATCTTTAATATCTGCTATAACATTTTTTGCAGCAGCAATAATATTAAACCAAACTGAATCAACACAATTTGAATCAGCAGTAGTATCCATAATATTAGTTGGAGCTATTTTAGGATTTTTATACTATAATAAATTTCCGGCAAGGGTATTTATGGGAGATTCGGGAGCAAACTTTTTAGGATTCATTTTAAGTATTACAGCATTAGATGGAGCATTTAAGTCGGCAACTGTAATGAGTCTTTTCATACCAATATTAGCATTGGCAGTGCCAATATTTGATAACTTGTTTGTCATTTTTAAAAGATTTTCAGAAGGAAAACCAGTATATCAAGCAGATAGAAGTCAAATACATTTTAGATTAGAGAAAAAAGGATTTACGACTGTGCAAGTTGTAAATTACATAATGTTAATGAGTTTTACTTTTAGTGCTATTTCTATAATTTTATTATTAGTAAAAACACGATAA
- a CDS encoding DUF1292 domain-containing protein gives MEEKEIMSFKDEDGNKVDFEAIAKVYLGEQGYLLLSPVDEGSEDMFAFRVDVDEDGNEELNAVEDDKEFEEIKKEYKKLLY, from the coding sequence TTGGAAGAAAAAGAAATAATGTCATTCAAAGATGAAGATGGAAATAAAGTTGATTTTGAGGCAATAGCAAAGGTTTATTTAGGAGAACAAGGTTATTTATTATTATCACCAGTAGATGAAGGAAGCGAAGACATGTTTGCTTTTAGAGTAGATGTAGATGAAGATGGTAATGAAGAATTGAATGCTGTAGAAGATGATAAAGAGTTTGAAGAAATAAAAAAAGAATATAAAAAGTTATTATACTAA
- a CDS encoding DUF896 domain-containing protein: MDVQNIKIEDAVEKINLLYKLSQERELTKEEKELQGKLRKRYLENVRRNFKSQLDGIEPKNGKKG; the protein is encoded by the coding sequence ATGGACGTTCAAAATATAAAAATAGAAGATGCTGTGGAAAAGATTAATTTATTATACAAGCTTAGTCAAGAAAGAGAACTTACAAAAGAAGAAAAAGAGTTACAAGGAAAACTTAGAAAAAGATATTTAGAAAATGTTAGAAGAAATTTTAAATCACAATTAGATGGAATAGAACCTAAAAATGGGAAAAAAGGATGA
- a CDS encoding vitamin B12 dependent-methionine synthase activation domain-containing protein yields the protein MDAFELEINKEEVLRYLGYKGQDIDENLNKTIEECREEIKKVITPRVIYSYKNIKISDDGVEVITTNLILNGKDIKEHLKNSTECVLMAVTLGNDIERQTRLYEKTNLTKALILDACATTAVEEVCDIVENSVKEKAILDGMNITFRYSPGYGDLPLDVQNAFLRALDAQKKIGLTVSENNLLFPRKSVTAIIGIVNSGIEKKKKSCKECNNYENCSFRKEGESCGA from the coding sequence ATGGATGCTTTTGAACTTGAGATAAATAAAGAAGAGGTACTTAGATACCTTGGTTACAAAGGTCAAGATATAGATGAGAATCTAAATAAAACAATTGAAGAATGTAGAGAAGAAATAAAAAAAGTAATAACACCTAGAGTTATTTATAGTTATAAAAATATAAAGATAAGTGATGATGGAGTAGAGGTTATTACTACTAATTTGATTTTAAATGGCAAAGATATAAAAGAGCATTTAAAGAATTCAACAGAATGTGTATTAATGGCAGTAACATTAGGTAATGACATTGAAAGACAAACAAGATTATATGAAAAAACGAACTTAACAAAAGCATTAATATTAGATGCTTGTGCTACAACAGCAGTAGAAGAAGTTTGTGATATAGTAGAAAATAGTGTTAAAGAAAAGGCTATTTTAGATGGAATGAATATAACATTTAGATATAGTCCAGGTTATGGAGATTTACCTTTAGATGTTCAAAATGCTTTCTTAAGAGCATTAGATGCTCAAAAGAAAATAGGGCTTACAGTATCAGAAAACAATTTGTTATTTCCTAGGAAATCTGTTACAGCAATAATAGGAATAGTGAATAGTGGAATAGAAAAGAAAAAAAAGAGCTGCAAAGAATGTAATAATTATGAAAATTGTAGTTTTAGGAAAGAGGGAGAAAGTTGTGGGGCTTAA